In Haloplanus rubicundus, one DNA window encodes the following:
- a CDS encoding FAD-binding and (Fe-S)-binding domain-containing protein produces MAKSDTPFDDGPVTDRRANYDHRDDSVERPGLASDLDDLIAGDVRFDDYSRQLYATDASIYEVTPVGVVYPTSTADVSAVVEYCADREIPVLPRGGGTSLAGQTVNEAVVLDFTRYMDSVLDVDPENRLARTESGTILAELNQALEPHDLKFAPDPSTANRSAMGGAVGNNTTGAHSLLYGKTDAYVEELEVVLADGTVTTLGEVTLEELEAGADPDGNLEERLYAEAHRIIEEESDHVEERFPDLKRNVSGYAFDVLVDEAKSGSVNLARLIVGSEGTLAVVTEVTVSLEPLPETKALGLLTYDSLLEAMEDVDNILEHEPAALEVLDGVLVDLARELEEFKDVINLLPERTDTFLLVEFYADDDEKRREKVQALLEDRVGDIAFDGLEAYEEKDQKNFWKMRKASTPILLSRTTDAKHIAFIEDVAVPPKHLPEFIADFQQVFEDHDTIGSFYAHAGPGCIHVRPLVNTKTEEGIEQMESIADAATDLAVRYDGSVSGEHGDGRARTQWNRKLYGDHLWNAFRDLKTAVDPDWLLNPGTVCGDVDMTENLRFDAEYDFDAGFDPALNWDIDNGFQGMAELCHGCGGCRSAQETGGGVMCPTYRASQEEITSTRGRANMLRQAMSGNLDDEEQFDVEFMHEVLDLCIGCKGCSKDCPSEVDLAKMKVEVANEYHERHGSSLRDKLFANINALNALGSTLAPISNWAAKVPGARTVMEKTVGIAKDRSLPTFHSETLVDWFENRGGAQVSEEEADRRVLLFPDTYTTYNAPDAGKAAVRVLEAANVHVEIPDDVAGSGRPPHSKGFLEKAREQAATNVDALAPRVRDGWDVAVVEPSDAVMFQSDYLDLLSGEDVETVAANSYGIMEYLDATRLDEALDVDAPGTTLTYHGHCHQKATKKDHHAVGVLRRAGYAVDPLDSGCCGMSGSFGYEAEHFSMSKAIGRILFDQVDDSPGDRVVAPGASCRTQLGDHYDEKPPTPVEALAEALV; encoded by the coding sequence GTCGAGTACTGCGCCGACCGCGAGATACCCGTCCTCCCGCGCGGTGGCGGCACCAGCCTCGCTGGACAGACCGTCAACGAGGCCGTCGTCCTCGATTTCACGCGGTACATGGACAGCGTGTTGGATGTCGACCCCGAGAACCGACTGGCGCGCACCGAGTCGGGGACCATCCTCGCCGAACTCAACCAAGCGCTCGAGCCCCACGACCTGAAATTCGCCCCCGACCCGTCGACGGCGAACCGGAGCGCGATGGGTGGCGCCGTCGGCAACAACACGACCGGCGCGCACTCGCTGCTGTACGGCAAGACCGACGCTTACGTCGAGGAACTGGAAGTCGTCCTCGCGGACGGCACGGTGACGACCCTCGGCGAGGTGACCTTAGAGGAACTCGAAGCCGGCGCCGACCCCGACGGGAATCTGGAGGAACGCCTCTACGCCGAGGCCCACCGCATCATCGAAGAGGAGAGCGACCACGTCGAGGAGCGCTTCCCGGACCTGAAACGCAACGTCTCGGGCTACGCCTTCGACGTCCTGGTCGACGAGGCGAAGTCGGGATCGGTCAACCTCGCCCGCCTGATCGTCGGCAGCGAGGGGACCCTCGCCGTCGTCACCGAAGTGACCGTCTCGCTCGAACCCCTGCCCGAGACGAAGGCGCTCGGCCTCCTGACCTACGACAGCCTGCTGGAGGCGATGGAGGACGTCGACAACATCCTCGAACACGAACCCGCGGCGCTGGAGGTACTCGACGGCGTCCTCGTCGACCTGGCGCGCGAGTTGGAGGAGTTCAAGGACGTCATCAACCTACTGCCCGAGCGGACGGACACGTTCCTGCTCGTCGAGTTCTACGCGGACGACGACGAGAAGCGCCGCGAGAAGGTGCAAGCGCTGCTCGAGGACCGGGTCGGCGACATCGCGTTCGACGGCCTCGAAGCCTACGAGGAGAAAGATCAGAAGAACTTCTGGAAGATGCGGAAGGCGTCGACGCCCATCCTGCTCTCGCGGACGACCGACGCCAAACACATCGCCTTTATCGAGGACGTGGCGGTGCCACCGAAACACCTGCCGGAGTTCATCGCGGACTTCCAGCAGGTGTTCGAGGATCACGACACCATCGGCAGCTTCTACGCCCACGCCGGGCCCGGCTGTATCCACGTCCGCCCGCTGGTCAACACGAAGACGGAAGAGGGCATCGAGCAGATGGAGTCCATCGCCGACGCCGCGACGGACCTCGCGGTCAGATACGACGGCTCGGTGTCGGGCGAACACGGCGACGGCCGGGCGCGCACGCAGTGGAACCGGAAGCTGTACGGCGACCACCTCTGGAACGCCTTCCGCGACCTGAAGACGGCGGTCGACCCCGACTGGCTGCTCAACCCCGGCACCGTCTGTGGCGACGTCGACATGACCGAGAACCTCCGCTTCGACGCGGAGTACGACTTCGACGCCGGCTTCGACCCCGCGCTCAACTGGGACATCGACAACGGGTTCCAGGGCATGGCCGAACTCTGTCACGGCTGTGGTGGCTGTCGGAGCGCCCAGGAGACGGGCGGCGGCGTCATGTGTCCGACCTACCGCGCCAGCCAGGAGGAGATCACCAGCACGCGCGGTCGGGCGAACATGCTCCGACAGGCCATGAGCGGGAACCTCGACGACGAAGAACAGTTCGACGTGGAGTTCATGCACGAGGTGCTCGACCTCTGTATCGGCTGTAAGGGCTGTTCGAAGGACTGCCCCAGCGAGGTCGACCTCGCCAAGATGAAAGTCGAGGTGGCAAACGAGTACCACGAGCGCCACGGCTCCAGCCTGCGTGACAAGCTGTTCGCGAACATCAACGCGCTGAACGCGCTGGGATCGACACTCGCCCCCATCTCGAACTGGGCAGCCAAGGTGCCGGGCGCTCGGACGGTCATGGAGAAGACGGTGGGCATCGCCAAGGACCGCTCGCTGCCCACCTTCCACAGCGAGACGCTGGTCGACTGGTTCGAGAACCGCGGCGGGGCGCAGGTGAGCGAGGAGGAGGCCGACCGTCGGGTCCTGCTCTTCCCCGATACGTACACCACGTACAACGCACCGGATGCGGGCAAGGCCGCCGTCAGAGTGCTGGAAGCCGCGAACGTCCACGTCGAAATTCCCGACGACGTGGCCGGCAGCGGCCGGCCGCCCCACTCGAAGGGATTCCTCGAGAAGGCCCGGGAACAGGCGGCGACGAACGTCGACGCCCTCGCGCCCCGCGTCCGGGACGGCTGGGACGTGGCGGTGGTCGAACCCTCCGACGCGGTGATGTTCCAGTCGGACTATCTCGACCTCCTCTCTGGCGAGGACGTCGAAACCGTCGCCGCCAACAGCTACGGGATCATGGAGTATCTGGACGCCACCCGACTGGACGAGGCACTCGACGTCGACGCGCCGGGGACGACGCTGACCTACCACGGCCACTGTCACCAGAAAGCGACGAAGAAAGACCACCACGCGGTCGGCGTGTTGCGCCGCGCCGGCTACGCGGTCGATCCGCTCGATTCGGGCTGCTGTGGCATGTCCGGCTCCTTCGGCTACGAGGCCGAGCACTTCTCGATGAGCAAGGCCATCGGCCGCATCCTCTTCGATCAGGTCGACGACAGTCCGGGCGACCGGGTCGTCGCCCCCGGCGCCTCCTGTCGCACCCAACTCGGCGACCACTACGACGAGAAGCCGCCGACGCCGGTCGAGGCGCTCGCCGAAGCGCTCGTCTGA
- a CDS encoding universal stress protein yields MVVVAAVDRSGGERIVEEGRKTADAHGLPLHVVHTISEADFRDLERASYDTSGKSLDMAQIESLAETIAEEAVTEAGVEAEEVVGLVGKPSQRVLEYADDVDADYVVVGGRKRSSVGKVLFGSVTQSILLNAECPVITVMEE; encoded by the coding sequence ATGGTAGTTGTCGCTGCAGTCGACCGATCAGGTGGAGAACGGATCGTCGAGGAGGGCCGAAAGACGGCGGACGCCCACGGGCTCCCGCTACACGTCGTCCATACGATCTCGGAAGCCGACTTCCGGGACCTCGAACGCGCGTCGTACGATACGAGCGGGAAGAGTCTGGACATGGCACAGATCGAGTCGCTGGCGGAGACCATCGCCGAGGAGGCCGTGACGGAAGCCGGCGTCGAGGCGGAGGAAGTCGTCGGCCTCGTCGGGAAACCCTCACAGCGTGTCCTCGAGTACGCCGACGACGTCGACGCGGACTACGTCGTCGTCGGCGGGCGCAAGCGCTCCTCGGTCGGCAAGGTCCTGTTCGGGAGCGTCACGCAGTCGATCCTGTTGAACGCGGAGTGTCCCGTGATCACCGTGATGGAGGAGTGA
- a CDS encoding enoyl-CoA hydratase/isomerase family protein has protein sequence MAFEAYESITVDVSDGVATITFHRPEKYNALSTEVYFDLARAFAEIQLDRSIDVTIITGEGEDAFCAGADIEQYAGPSEEHDPRQKDRQEFFYEDVYKRVYDLHCPVIAKINGYCVGGGLILAAFCDLRISVDDAKFGVPVTDIGQIPGGGSTYRVTQLIGEAKVKELVYTAGMAEADEAEEIGFVNHVVPREELDETVDDIVDAIQDTGKKAVKNSKRAINYSANAPDLDTAHDYESDVWWEQFATQERVDLVDKFNEE, from the coding sequence ATGGCATTCGAAGCGTACGAGAGCATCACGGTAGACGTATCCGACGGCGTCGCGACGATCACCTTCCACCGGCCCGAGAAGTACAACGCGCTGAGCACCGAGGTGTATTTCGACCTCGCGCGAGCGTTCGCCGAGATTCAACTCGACCGCTCCATCGACGTGACGATCATCACGGGTGAAGGTGAGGACGCGTTCTGCGCCGGGGCGGACATCGAGCAGTACGCCGGTCCGAGCGAGGAACACGACCCCCGCCAGAAAGACCGTCAGGAGTTCTTCTACGAGGACGTCTACAAGCGCGTCTACGACCTGCACTGCCCCGTCATCGCGAAGATCAACGGCTACTGCGTCGGCGGCGGCCTCATCCTCGCGGCCTTCTGTGATCTGCGGATCTCGGTCGACGACGCCAAGTTCGGCGTCCCGGTCACCGACATCGGGCAGATTCCCGGCGGTGGCTCCACGTATCGCGTCACCCAACTGATCGGCGAGGCCAAGGTCAAGGAACTCGTCTACACCGCCGGCATGGCGGAGGCGGACGAGGCCGAGGAGATCGGGTTCGTCAACCACGTCGTCCCCCGCGAGGAACTCGACGAGACGGTCGACGACATCGTCGACGCCATCCAGGACACCGGCAAGAAGGCGGTCAAGAACTCGAAGCGGGCGATCAACTACAGCGCGAACGCCCCCGACCTCGATACGGCCCACGACTACGAGTCGGACGTCTGGTGGGAGCAGTTCGCCACGCAGGAACGGGTCGACCTCGTCGACAAGTTCAACGAGGAATGA
- a CDS encoding C-terminal binding protein, whose product MTATIVVTDYDFPDLSIESAVLDDAAVELRGEYARTPEEVIDVAEGADALLVQYADVTDEVFEALPDLQAVGRYGIGVDSIDVDAAADHGVPVVNVPDYCIEEVPTHTLALLLACVRKVPSYDRAIKGGEWDWTAGKPIRRLTGATLGLVGFGKLPRRLIELVDGFDLEILVYDPYVDAADVEDAGAEKVDLDALLERSRYVSVHAPLTDETRNLIDADALDRMREDAILLNTARGPLVDTDALFEAVEAGDIAGAGLDVLPEEPPSKPPLDHDAIVYTPHVAFYSEESETTMRRTVTEDVLGILQGEAPHNPVNDAD is encoded by the coding sequence ATGACGGCCACCATCGTCGTCACCGACTACGACTTCCCCGACCTGTCCATCGAGTCGGCGGTACTCGACGACGCGGCCGTGGAACTGCGCGGGGAGTACGCCCGGACGCCCGAGGAAGTGATCGACGTCGCCGAGGGCGCCGACGCCCTCCTCGTCCAGTACGCCGACGTCACCGACGAGGTGTTCGAGGCGCTCCCCGACCTGCAGGCCGTCGGTCGCTACGGCATCGGCGTCGACTCCATCGACGTCGACGCCGCGGCCGACCACGGCGTGCCGGTGGTGAACGTCCCCGACTACTGCATCGAGGAGGTGCCGACCCACACGCTCGCGCTCCTGCTCGCCTGCGTCCGCAAGGTGCCGAGCTACGACCGCGCGATCAAGGGCGGCGAGTGGGACTGGACCGCCGGCAAACCCATCCGTCGGCTCACGGGGGCGACCCTCGGCCTCGTCGGCTTCGGCAAGCTCCCGCGTCGCCTGATCGAACTCGTCGACGGCTTCGACCTAGAGATCTTGGTCTACGACCCCTACGTCGACGCCGCGGACGTCGAAGACGCCGGCGCCGAGAAGGTCGACCTCGACGCCCTCCTCGAACGGTCGCGGTACGTTTCGGTCCACGCGCCGCTGACCGACGAGACGCGGAACCTGATCGACGCGGACGCGCTCGACCGGATGCGCGAGGACGCCATCCTGCTCAACACGGCCCGCGGACCGCTGGTCGACACCGACGCGCTCTTCGAGGCGGTCGAGGCCGGCGACATCGCCGGTGCCGGCCTCGACGTCCTGCCGGAGGAGCCGCCGTCGAAGCCGCCGCTCGATCACGACGCCATCGTCTACACCCCCCACGTCGCGTTCTACTCCGAGGAGTCCGAGACGACGATGCGCCGGACGGTGACCGAGGACGTGCTCGGAATCCTGCAGGGCGAGGCGCCGCACAATCCGGTGAACGACGCCGACTGA
- a CDS encoding CaiB/BaiF CoA transferase family protein: protein MGTNDDAAEKILDGITVVDLTTFVTGGFATLMLANQGAEVIKVERPELGDDNRHSGPPFVEPNEEYDGPGRTADANGESPYFWTINYDKLSVEFNLKTDSGLEALYDLVEEADVVVENFRPGTAERLGIGYDDLRELNDDLVYCSISAFGETGPWSSRPGYDLLVQGTSGIMSVTGPEGGDPVKVGLPQTDLITAMWAAFGIVGSLFRRELTGDGDRIEIGMHDAALPWLTKQAGKAFVGEETTRMGTKDPVLSPYQAYPTADGYLNVGCANQKLWSELCEAIDRPDLIDDERFASNPDRVANMDELEEELSAVFRERPTEEWVDLLAEDHGLPVGPVYDVATALDNEQTEARDVIREIEHPALGTVPVIEHPLNYEHATAGFDEAPPLLGEDTEAILDGLGYDAEDIDRLREEGAIPDDE, encoded by the coding sequence ATGGGAACGAACGACGACGCTGCGGAGAAGATACTCGACGGCATCACGGTGGTGGACCTGACGACGTTCGTCACCGGCGGGTTCGCGACGCTGATGCTCGCCAACCAGGGCGCGGAGGTCATCAAGGTCGAACGCCCCGAACTCGGCGACGACAACCGCCACTCCGGCCCGCCGTTCGTCGAACCGAACGAGGAGTACGACGGCCCCGGCCGCACCGCCGACGCCAACGGCGAATCCCCGTACTTCTGGACGATCAACTACGACAAGTTGAGCGTCGAGTTCAATCTGAAGACCGATTCGGGGCTGGAGGCGCTCTACGACCTCGTCGAGGAGGCCGACGTGGTCGTCGAGAACTTCCGACCGGGGACGGCCGAGCGTCTCGGCATCGGCTACGACGACCTGCGCGAACTGAACGACGACCTCGTCTACTGCTCCATCTCGGCGTTCGGCGAGACGGGGCCGTGGAGCAGCCGCCCGGGTTACGACCTCCTCGTACAGGGGACGAGCGGCATCATGTCGGTGACGGGGCCGGAGGGCGGCGATCCCGTCAAGGTCGGGCTCCCCCAGACCGACCTCATCACGGCGATGTGGGCGGCCTTCGGCATCGTCGGCTCGCTGTTCCGCCGCGAACTCACGGGCGACGGCGACCGCATCGAAATCGGGATGCACGACGCCGCGCTCCCGTGGCTCACGAAGCAGGCCGGCAAGGCCTTCGTCGGCGAGGAGACGACGCGCATGGGGACGAAAGATCCCGTGCTCTCCCCGTATCAGGCCTACCCGACCGCCGACGGCTACCTCAACGTCGGCTGTGCGAACCAGAAGCTCTGGAGCGAACTCTGTGAGGCCATCGACCGCCCGGACCTGATCGACGACGAGCGCTTCGCCTCCAACCCCGACCGCGTGGCGAACATGGACGAGTTGGAGGAAGAACTGTCGGCGGTGTTCCGTGAGCGACCCACCGAGGAGTGGGTCGACCTGCTGGCCGAGGACCACGGCCTCCCGGTCGGGCCCGTCTACGACGTGGCGACCGCCCTCGACAACGAGCAGACCGAGGCCCGCGACGTGATCCGGGAGATCGAACACCCGGCGCTCGGCACCGTTCCGGTCATCGAACACCCACTCAACTACGAGCACGCGACGGCCGGCTTCGACGAGGCGCCGCCGCTGTTGGGTGAGGACACCGAAGCGATCCTCGACGGACTGGGCTACGACGCCGAGGACATCGACCGCCTCCGCGAGGAGGGGGCGATCCCCGACGACGAGTAG
- a CDS encoding isocitrate/isopropylmalate dehydrogenase family protein has product MSYDIALIPGDGIGPEVVDATLPILDAAATAAGFDVETTRYDWGTDRYLNEGAMMPEDGLDRLASHDAILLGAVGHPDVPDHVTLNGLLLPIRKGFDQSICKRPAVLFEGVDSPLKGYAGGDIDVLVFRENTEGEYADVGGREHRGYDNEVAVQSAVYTRRSTERIVRAAFEAATERSGHLTNVTKSNAQAHGMVFWDDIVSEVSEEYPGVEVERLLVDAASMDMVRRPDEFDVLVCSNLFGDILTDVGAIVTGSMGLAPSANIDPGRDNPSMFEPVHGSAFDIMGEGVANPLATVLSGSLMFEHLGEDAAATALWDAVTDQLADADAPRTADLGGESGTEAVAADLRDRL; this is encoded by the coding sequence ATGTCGTACGATATCGCGCTCATTCCCGGCGACGGGATCGGACCGGAAGTCGTCGACGCGACGCTCCCGATCCTCGACGCCGCCGCGACGGCGGCGGGCTTCGACGTCGAGACCACGCGCTACGACTGGGGCACCGACCGCTACCTGAACGAGGGGGCGATGATGCCCGAGGACGGCCTGGATCGGTTGGCGTCCCACGACGCCATCCTGCTGGGCGCCGTCGGTCATCCCGACGTGCCGGACCACGTCACGCTCAACGGGCTTCTCCTGCCGATCCGCAAGGGGTTCGATCAGTCTATCTGTAAGCGCCCGGCGGTCCTCTTCGAGGGCGTCGACAGCCCGTTGAAGGGCTACGCGGGTGGCGACATCGACGTTCTCGTCTTCCGCGAGAACACGGAAGGCGAGTACGCCGACGTCGGCGGTCGCGAACACCGGGGATACGACAACGAGGTGGCGGTCCAGAGCGCCGTCTACACCCGCCGGAGCACCGAACGCATCGTCCGCGCCGCGTTCGAGGCGGCGACGGAGCGCTCGGGCCACCTGACGAACGTCACGAAGTCGAACGCTCAGGCCCACGGGATGGTCTTCTGGGACGACATCGTTTCGGAGGTGAGCGAGGAGTACCCCGGTGTCGAGGTGGAGCGACTCCTCGTCGACGCCGCGAGCATGGACATGGTCCGCCGCCCCGACGAGTTCGACGTACTCGTCTGTTCGAACCTCTTCGGCGACATCCTCACCGACGTGGGCGCCATCGTCACGGGGAGCATGGGCCTCGCACCGTCGGCCAACATCGATCCGGGCCGCGACAACCCCTCGATGTTCGAACCGGTCCACGGCAGCGCCTTCGACATCATGGGCGAGGGTGTCGCCAACCCGCTCGCGACCGTGCTCTCGGGCTCGCTCATGTTCGAGCACCTCGGCGAGGACGCCGCCGCGACGGCGCTGTGGGACGCGGTGACCGACCAGTTGGCCGACGCCGACGCGCCGCGGACGGCCGACCTCGGCGGCGAATCGGGGACCGAGGCGGTGGCGGCGGATCTGCGGGATCGGCTCTGA
- a CDS encoding response regulator transcription factor — protein MNRRPRVLIVDDEPALLDLYEIWLADLDVAIRRANGGAEALERCHEGIDVVLLDRHMPRLSGDEVLDELRERGFDPRVAFVSAATPDVRIVDLDIDAYLTKPVAREVYVDLVQSLLRRESLPETTDRYLSNLSKRAALLETESRSVLRNESAYAALEEEISEMAPRIDGHQLDDPFLRRASTDGGADDELVPFDPTP, from the coding sequence ATGAATCGGCGCCCACGCGTGCTGATCGTCGACGACGAACCGGCGCTGCTCGATCTCTACGAGATCTGGCTCGCCGACCTCGACGTGGCGATCCGTCGGGCTAACGGTGGCGCCGAGGCGCTGGAGCGGTGTCACGAGGGGATCGACGTGGTGTTGCTCGATAGACACATGCCGCGCCTCTCCGGCGACGAGGTGCTCGACGAACTCCGCGAGCGCGGCTTCGACCCCCGCGTCGCGTTCGTGTCGGCGGCGACCCCCGACGTCCGGATCGTCGACCTCGACATCGACGCCTACCTCACCAAGCCGGTCGCGCGGGAGGTGTACGTCGACCTCGTCCAGTCGTTGCTTCGCCGGGAGTCGCTACCCGAGACGACCGACCGATATCTCTCGAACCTCTCGAAGCGTGCCGCGCTTCTGGAGACGGAGTCCCGGTCCGTACTTCGGAACGAGTCGGCGTACGCCGCCCTCGAGGAGGAAATCTCAGAGATGGCGCCCCGGATCGACGGCCACCAACTCGACGACCCGTTCCTCCGGCGGGCGTCCACGGACGGCGGTGCGGACGACGAACTGGTGCCGTTCGATCCGACGCCGTAG
- a CDS encoding helix-turn-helix transcriptional regulator → MRKRSSNRLVGVVSAVLLLSLVAGPVLGAVTSAPSSSSTAQLGGGAVSQQGVDTDSVRLIVSVAENGSATWTVQYWTRLDDENTTAAFESLQRDIESNPSNFSDRFASRMRSTVRASENATGREMSATDFDVQAETRAPPDYGVVVYTFRWDGFAAVDGDTIRVGDAIEGLFLDERTRLVIEWPDSYATNDIAPAPDERRDDAAVWRGAETSFVSGEPSVVLRPASTVTTTADGGAGGDGSDGGGGDGDGGATTPSSDGGSMLPLVGLGLLFVVGAVAWRYRDRFGENADDADGTETPAANGGDADDEDLLSNEERVLQFVREQGGRVKQQEIVEAFDWTEARTSQIVRDLRDDGSLEGFRLGRENVLKLPDDDS, encoded by the coding sequence ATGAGGAAGCGCTCGTCGAACCGCCTCGTGGGTGTCGTGAGTGCCGTGCTGCTTCTGTCGCTGGTGGCCGGCCCTGTGCTCGGCGCCGTCACGTCGGCGCCGTCCTCGTCGTCGACCGCCCAGCTCGGCGGTGGCGCCGTCTCCCAGCAGGGCGTCGACACCGACTCCGTCCGCCTGATCGTCTCGGTCGCCGAGAACGGCTCGGCGACTTGGACCGTCCAGTACTGGACGCGGCTCGACGACGAGAACACGACCGCCGCGTTCGAGTCCCTGCAGCGCGACATCGAGTCGAACCCCTCGAACTTCTCGGATCGGTTCGCCTCGCGTATGCGCTCGACGGTCCGCGCGTCCGAGAACGCGACCGGCCGGGAGATGTCCGCCACCGACTTCGACGTGCAAGCCGAGACGCGAGCGCCGCCCGACTACGGCGTCGTCGTCTACACGTTCCGCTGGGACGGCTTCGCCGCCGTGGACGGCGATACGATCCGCGTCGGCGACGCCATCGAGGGGCTCTTCCTCGACGAGCGAACCCGGCTCGTGATCGAGTGGCCCGATTCCTACGCGACGAACGATATCGCCCCTGCGCCGGACGAACGCCGGGACGACGCGGCCGTCTGGCGCGGCGCCGAGACGAGCTTCGTCTCCGGCGAACCGAGCGTCGTCCTCCGCCCGGCATCGACGGTCACGACGACGGCCGACGGCGGCGCCGGCGGTGACGGTAGTGATGGCGGCGGCGGCGACGGCGACGGCGGCGCGACCACCCCCTCGTCGGACGGCGGCTCGATGCTCCCGCTGGTCGGGCTCGGACTCCTCTTCGTCGTCGGCGCCGTCGCGTGGCGCTACCGCGACCGGTTCGGCGAGAACGCGGACGACGCGGACGGCACGGAGACCCCGGCGGCGAACGGCGGCGACGCCGACGACGAGGACCTCCTGAGCAACGAGGAGCGCGTCCTCCAGTTCGTCCGCGAGCAGGGCGGGCGGGTCAAACAGCAAGAAATCGTCGAAGCCTTCGACTGGACGGAGGCCCGAACGAGTCAGATCGTCCGCGACTTGCGCGACGACGGCAGCCTCGAAGGCTTCCGTCTCGGCCGCGAGAACGTGTTGAAACTCCCCGACGACGACTCGTGA
- the thiD gene encoding bifunctional hydroxymethylpyrimidine kinase/phosphomethylpyrimidine kinase, with amino-acid sequence MTRRRAPVSPPVALTVAGSDSGGGAGIQADLKTMEAHGVFGTSVVTAVTAQNTRGVERSHVLPVAEIKAQYRAVNEDFDLGAVKTGMLATEPVIDLVTDRAAALDAPVVVDPVMVAASGDRLLDADAEAAYADLIGEATLATPNADEAAVLTGIDPTDRETAREAGEELVGMGADAALVKGGHVGADDDTVIDTLVVDREGQESLGPSAGSADDEGPTVRTFEHPRVDTDATHGSGCTLSSAIAAHLAHGETLEFAVEAGTAFMERAVRYSLDVGQGPGAVHHLAALREAADRHRTMTDVAEVVEAFVDRDVSRLVPEVGMNVVGATAYAEAVGETAAVEGRITRTFSGVAPNRGVRLGASSHVARFLLAAREFDPDLRFAVNCRFDDETEAATAALDGPVTEYDRDAEPDDASGTMGWGARQAFGAVDADDPTPAAVLDRGAVGKEAIIKVVGETPEELGERVFALLDAVE; translated from the coding sequence GTGACGCGGCGTCGTGCACCCGTCTCGCCGCCGGTCGCACTCACCGTCGCCGGCAGCGACTCCGGCGGCGGAGCGGGCATTCAGGCCGATCTGAAGACGATGGAGGCCCACGGCGTCTTCGGCACCTCGGTCGTCACCGCCGTCACGGCACAGAACACCCGCGGCGTCGAGCGCTCGCACGTCCTCCCGGTCGCGGAGATCAAGGCGCAGTACCGGGCCGTCAACGAGGACTTCGACCTCGGCGCGGTGAAGACGGGGATGCTCGCGACCGAACCCGTGATCGACCTCGTGACGGACCGCGCCGCCGCCCTCGACGCGCCGGTCGTCGTCGACCCCGTGATGGTCGCGGCGAGCGGCGACCGCCTCCTCGACGCGGACGCCGAGGCGGCCTACGCGGACCTGATCGGCGAGGCGACGCTCGCCACGCCGAACGCCGACGAGGCCGCGGTGTTGACGGGGATCGATCCGACCGACCGCGAGACGGCACGCGAGGCGGGCGAGGAACTGGTCGGGATGGGGGCCGATGCCGCCCTCGTCAAGGGTGGTCACGTCGGGGCGGACGACGACACGGTGATCGACACGCTGGTCGTCGACCGCGAGGGACAGGAGTCCCTCGGGCCGTCGGCGGGGAGCGCCGACGACGAGGGGCCGACGGTCCGCACGTTCGAACACCCCCGCGTCGACACCGACGCCACCCACGGCTCGGGGTGTACGCTGTCGAGCGCCATCGCCGCGCACCTCGCCCACGGGGAGACGCTCGAATTCGCCGTCGAGGCGGGGACGGCGTTCATGGAGCGGGCGGTCCGGTACAGCCTCGACGTGGGGCAGGGACCGGGGGCGGTCCACCACCTCGCCGCGCTGCGCGAGGCCGCCGACCGCCACCGGACGATGACCGACGTGGCCGAGGTGGTCGAGGCGTTCGTCGACCGGGACGTGTCCCGCCTCGTCCCCGAGGTGGGGATGAACGTCGTCGGCGCGACGGCGTACGCCGAGGCGGTCGGCGAGACGGCCGCCGTCGAGGGGCGGATCACGCGCACGTTCTCCGGCGTCGCGCCCAACCGCGGCGTCCGCCTCGGCGCCTCCTCGCACGTCGCCCGCTTCCTGCTCGCGGCCCGCGAGTTCGACCCGGACCTCCGCTTCGCGGTCAACTGCCGCTTCGACGACGAAACCGAGGCGGCGACGGCCGCACTCGACGGCCCCGTCACCGAGTACGACCGCGACGCCGAACCCGACGACGCGAGCGGGACGATGGGCTGGGGCGCCCGGCAGGCGTTCGGCGCCGTGGACGCCGACGACCCGACGCCCGCCGCCGTCCTCGACCGTGGCGCGGTTGGAAAGGAGGCGATCATCAAGGTGGTCGGCGAGACGCCCGAGGAGCTTGGCGAGCGGGTGTTCGCGCTGCTGGACGCCGTCGAGTAG